The nucleotide sequence GAAATTATTTGAGTTAATTTAACATCCATTGGACAAACTTCTAATGTTGTCTTATAAAGATTTTTGGGAAAACATTTATAATATGGTTACGTTGTTTGTTCGTGATTAATTGTACTTCCCAATAATTCTTAATACAAATAAAAAAGTTTTAATTATCGGTGCAGGGAATGTATCCTTAAGAAAAACAAAAAAACTTCTGGAATTTACAGATAAAATAAAAGTTGTTTCATTAGAATTTCACAAAGACTTTGATAATTTAAATATAGAAAAATTAAAAATGAAGATAAACGAAGAAAATTTTCCTATTTTACTAAAAGAAGAAATATGTTTTGTTATACTATCATTAAATAACAAGGAACTGAATAAAAATCTTTGTGAAATATGCAAGAATCATAATATAATGGTAAATGTAGTTGATAATAAAGATATATCGGATATTATCTTTCCAGCAGTCATAGAAAGAGAAAATCTTCTCTTGGCAATATCAACCAAAGGCGAATGCCCATACTATTCCAAAAAACTTAAAGAAGAATTAACTGAATTTATCGATAGTAAGGAAAAGGAAGCAAAAAACTTAATTAATGCTAGAAAAAAAGGAGAAATCCTTGAGGC is from Methanofastidiosum sp. and encodes:
- a CDS encoding bifunctional precorrin-2 dehydrogenase/sirohydrochlorin ferrochelatase — its product is MYFPIILNTNKKVLIIGAGNVSLRKTKKLLEFTDKIKVVSLEFHKDFDNLNIEKLKMKINEENFPILLKEEICFVILSLNNKELNKNLCEICKNHNIMVNVVDNKDISDIIFPAVIERENLLLAISTKGECPYYSKKLKEELTEFIDSKEKEAKNLINARKKGEILEAYGRIKRG